From the genome of Penaeus monodon isolate SGIC_2016 chromosome 16, NSTDA_Pmon_1, whole genome shotgun sequence, one region includes:
- the LOC119582676 gene encoding mitotic-spindle organizing protein 2-like translates to MSEIHQYILVTKNNLTSDQRKLYDLVQAAGIVMHPTLFKSIMDLLNEKVPPHALLNVLKEQSGRILNRSNISNDNFLPEEFINGNIR, encoded by the exons ATGAGTGAAATCCACCAGTATATCCTGGTAACCAAAAACAACTTGACCTCTGACCAGCGAAAGTTGTATGACTTGGTTCAAGCAGCTGGTATTGTGATGCACCCAACACTTTTCAA GAGCATCATGGACCTCCTCAACGAGAAAGTTCCTCCACATGCTCTCCTCAATGTACTAAAGGAGCAGAGTGGAAGGATTCTCAACAGGAGCAATATCAGCAACGATAACTTCCTTCCAGAGGAATTCATAAATGGAAACATAAGATAG